Proteins co-encoded in one Candidatus Limnocylindrales bacterium genomic window:
- a CDS encoding uracil-DNA glycosylase family protein, giving the protein MQPHARGGDCGGARLLEIADELCAGVGRLRFGGEVEYVYNPLSYARAGYAEYVGRYGGGRKEVVLVGMNPGPFGMTQTGVPFGHVPLVRDWLGIRAQIGRPPREHPKRPVLGFDCTREEVSGARLWGWARTRFGTPARFFGRFFVLNYCPLVFLEKSGRNRTPDKLPPAEKIALFAACDRALAESVACLAPRHVIGIGRFATERILRVLTSTEARLGCIPHPSPASPAANRDWAGAAERELRALGIALP; this is encoded by the coding sequence GTGCAGCCCCACGCCCGCGGCGGCGACTGCGGCGGCGCGCGCCTGCTCGAGATCGCCGACGAGCTCTGCGCAGGCGTCGGCCGCCTGCGCTTCGGCGGCGAGGTCGAGTACGTCTACAACCCGCTGTCCTACGCGCGCGCCGGTTACGCCGAGTACGTCGGCCGGTACGGCGGCGGCCGCAAGGAGGTGGTGCTCGTCGGCATGAACCCAGGGCCGTTCGGCATGACGCAGACCGGAGTTCCGTTCGGGCACGTGCCGCTGGTGCGTGACTGGCTCGGCATCCGCGCGCAGATCGGCAGGCCGCCGCGCGAGCACCCCAAGCGTCCGGTCCTCGGCTTCGACTGCACGCGCGAGGAGGTCAGCGGCGCCCGGTTGTGGGGTTGGGCCCGAACGCGCTTCGGCACGCCCGCCCGCTTCTTCGGCCGCTTCTTCGTCCTCAACTACTGTCCGCTGGTCTTCCTCGAGAAGAGCGGGCGCAACCGCACTCCCGACAAGCTGCCGCCGGCCGAGAAGATCGCGCTCTTCGCCGCCTGCGATCGTGCGCTCGCCGAGAGCGTCGCCTGCCTGGCGCCGCGCCACGTGATCGGCATCGGTCGTTTCGCCACCGAGCGCATCCTCCGCGTGCTGACGAGCACCGAGGCGCGCCTCGGCTGCATCCCCCATCCCAGCCCGGCCAGCCCCGCGGCCAACCGCGACTGGGCGGGCGCGGCCGAACGCGAGCTTCGCGCGCTCGGAATTGCACTTCCTTGA
- a CDS encoding TIGR03620 family F420-dependent LLM class oxidoreductase yields MQIGKLGVWTFLDALPAEQAAETARKVEQLGYGAMWLPEAVGREIFASASFLLASTRSLVIASGIANIYARDALTMASGRRTLAEQSGGRFLLGVGVSHRPLVQGLRGHDYSRPYSMMRDYLEAMEKAPYAAVPPSDNAPVVVGALHPKMLALAAQKTAGVHPYLVPPEHTAFARETVGPTAWICTEQKVLLETDAAKARGVARNAIAMYLDLPNYRRNLERFGFSGDDFSNMGSDRLVDAIVAWGDEKAIAARIQAHHDAGADHVCIQPLHPLGLPQPDWRVLEAFAPARN; encoded by the coding sequence ATGCAAATCGGAAAACTCGGTGTCTGGACCTTCCTCGATGCGCTTCCCGCCGAGCAGGCGGCCGAGACCGCGCGCAAGGTCGAGCAGCTCGGCTACGGCGCGATGTGGCTTCCGGAGGCCGTCGGCCGCGAGATCTTCGCGTCGGCGTCCTTCCTTCTGGCCTCGACCAGGTCGCTGGTGATTGCCTCGGGCATCGCCAACATCTACGCGCGCGACGCGCTGACCATGGCGTCGGGCCGGCGCACCCTGGCCGAGCAGTCCGGAGGCCGCTTCCTGCTGGGCGTCGGCGTTTCGCACCGGCCTCTGGTGCAGGGGCTGCGCGGCCACGACTACAGCCGGCCCTATTCGATGATGCGCGACTACCTCGAGGCGATGGAGAAGGCGCCGTACGCGGCCGTGCCGCCGAGCGACAACGCGCCGGTGGTCGTCGGAGCGCTGCACCCGAAGATGCTGGCGCTGGCGGCGCAAAAGACGGCGGGCGTGCACCCGTACCTGGTGCCGCCCGAGCACACCGCTTTCGCACGCGAAACCGTCGGCCCCACCGCCTGGATATGCACCGAGCAGAAGGTGCTGCTGGAAACAGACGCAGCCAAGGCGCGCGGCGTCGCGCGCAACGCCATCGCCATGTACCTGGACCTGCCGAACTACCGGCGAAACCTGGAGCGCTTCGGCTTCTCCGGCGACGACTTCTCCAACATGGGCAGCGACAGGCTCGTCGATGCGATCGTGGCGTGGGGCGACGAGAAGGCCATCGCCGCGCGTATTCAGGCCCACCACGACGCCGGCGCCGATCACGTCTGCATTCAGCCTCTGCATCCGCTGGGGCTGCCGCAGCCCGATTGGCGAGTGCTCGAAGCGTTCGCTCCCGCCAGGAATTGA
- a CDS encoding acyl-CoA dehydrogenase family protein, which translates to MNLTYSPEYEDFRAKVRAFLDACWTAEDRARYGGGEVLIGRIARPDERVTEFRMQAIEAGYLYRNIPRQWGGGEQAFDPLKSAIIREEFKRARAPREMVGQGPSMLVFTLLEHGTEEQKRRFIRDTLLGRLLWCQGYSEPGAGSDLASLRTRAELDGDQWVVNGQKIWTSNADEADWMFALVRTEPEAPKHDGISYMLIDMKTPGITVRPLRQMTGESDFNEVFFDNVRVPRESLVGERGKGWVVSRSTLKYERALIGDTDINRRTLDGMVVLAQAVERGGRPVIEDGVIRGRLMEMECRLAAAEFHSMRLLTMQSRGQDPGLAGMVPKLYGTQLTYDIARLAMDIMGDGAALAPGESNAPAMGMFVHAYLWSLGILIAGGTANIQRNIVAERGLGMPRDPAQKR; encoded by the coding sequence ATGAATCTGACCTACAGTCCTGAGTACGAAGACTTCCGCGCCAAGGTCCGCGCCTTCCTCGACGCCTGCTGGACCGCCGAGGACCGCGCGCGCTACGGCGGCGGCGAGGTGCTGATCGGTCGCATCGCACGGCCCGATGAGCGCGTCACCGAGTTTCGCATGCAGGCCATCGAGGCCGGCTATCTGTATCGCAACATTCCGCGCCAGTGGGGCGGCGGCGAGCAGGCGTTCGATCCGCTCAAGTCGGCGATCATCCGCGAGGAGTTCAAGCGCGCCAGGGCGCCGCGCGAGATGGTGGGGCAGGGGCCGTCGATGCTCGTGTTCACGCTGCTCGAGCACGGCACCGAAGAGCAGAAGCGCCGCTTCATCCGCGACACGCTGCTCGGCAGGCTGCTGTGGTGCCAGGGCTACTCCGAGCCTGGCGCCGGCAGCGACCTGGCATCGCTGCGCACGCGCGCCGAGCTGGACGGCGATCAGTGGGTGGTCAACGGCCAGAAGATCTGGACGTCCAATGCCGACGAGGCCGACTGGATGTTCGCGCTGGTGCGCACCGAGCCGGAGGCTCCCAAGCACGACGGCATCAGCTACATGCTTATCGACATGAAGACGCCCGGCATCACCGTGCGGCCGCTGCGGCAGATGACGGGTGAGAGCGACTTCAACGAGGTCTTCTTCGACAACGTGCGCGTGCCGCGCGAGTCGCTGGTGGGCGAGCGTGGCAAGGGCTGGGTCGTCAGCCGTTCCACGCTGAAGTACGAGCGGGCGCTCATCGGGGACACCGATATCAACCGCCGCACGCTCGATGGCATGGTGGTGCTGGCGCAGGCCGTCGAGCGCGGCGGCCGCCCCGTCATCGAGGACGGCGTCATCCGCGGCAGGCTCATGGAGATGGAGTGCCGCCTGGCGGCGGCCGAATTCCACTCGATGCGGCTGCTGACCATGCAGTCGCGCGGGCAGGACCCGGGCTTGGCGGGAATGGTGCCCAAGCTCTACGGCACCCAGCTCACCTACGACATCGCGCGCCTGGCCATGGACATCATGGGCGACGGTGCGGCTCTGGCGCCTGGCGAATCGAACGCGCCGGCCATGGGAATGTTCGTGCATGCCTACCTGTGGTCGCTCGGCATCCTGATCGCCGGCGGCACCGCCAACATCCAGCGCAACATCGTGGCTGAGCGCGGCCTCGGCATGCCGCGCGATCCTGCGCAGAAGCGGTAG
- a CDS encoding acyl-CoA dehydrogenase family protein, with protein sequence MEFGLTPEQVALADTVRRYLADQCPTDRVRAIMESDSGHDVDLWRGLMELGVGALPVPEQHGGMAAELLDLALVSEELGFACAPGPFLGCALATVALAAGDDEEAKARWLPAIAAGETLATVAIGESGSRWDAHELQARAGNGRLSASKPLVPYASLSRLHVVAATDGGEAALFLVESDAAGVEMTALSGNDRTRRLEVVEYRDVQARRIGGTAAFERVRDAALVLIAADAFGGARRCLEMARTYALQREQFGQVIGAFQAVKHQLANLAVDLEPGLSLWWYAAHSLDALPEQAPRHAAMAKAHLCDLFDRAARDSTELHGGIGFTWEFDLHLWLRRSLFDRSFFGDSHYHRARAARLAGW encoded by the coding sequence ATGGAATTCGGTCTTACGCCCGAGCAGGTGGCGCTGGCGGACACGGTGCGCCGCTATCTTGCCGATCAATGTCCGACCGACCGCGTGCGCGCGATCATGGAAAGCGACAGCGGGCACGATGTCGATCTGTGGCGCGGGCTGATGGAACTCGGCGTCGGAGCGCTGCCCGTGCCCGAGCAGCATGGCGGTATGGCCGCCGAGCTTCTCGATCTGGCGCTGGTGTCCGAAGAGCTTGGCTTTGCGTGCGCGCCCGGACCATTCCTCGGATGCGCGCTGGCAACCGTCGCGCTGGCTGCCGGCGACGACGAGGAGGCCAAGGCGAGATGGCTGCCGGCGATTGCCGCCGGCGAGACCCTGGCAACGGTGGCCATCGGCGAGAGCGGCAGCCGCTGGGACGCGCACGAGCTGCAGGCGCGCGCCGGCAACGGCCGCCTGAGCGCAAGCAAGCCTCTGGTGCCCTACGCCTCGCTGTCGCGGCTGCACGTGGTTGCCGCCACCGACGGCGGCGAGGCCGCGCTGTTCCTGGTCGAGAGCGACGCAGCCGGCGTGGAGATGACGGCACTTTCCGGCAACGACCGGACGCGCCGTCTCGAGGTGGTCGAATACCGCGACGTGCAGGCGCGCCGCATCGGCGGCACCGCCGCGTTCGAGAGGGTGCGCGATGCGGCGCTCGTGCTGATCGCGGCCGACGCCTTCGGCGGCGCGAGGCGATGCCTGGAGATGGCGCGTACCTACGCTCTCCAGCGCGAACAGTTCGGCCAGGTCATCGGTGCGTTTCAGGCGGTCAAGCATCAGCTGGCCAACCTGGCGGTGGACCTGGAGCCGGGGCTTTCGCTGTGGTGGTACGCCGCGCATTCGCTGGACGCGCTTCCCGAGCAGGCGCCTCGTCACGCCGCCATGGCCAAGGCGCATCTGTGCGACCTGTTCGATCGTGCGGCGCGCGATTCGACGGAGCTGCATGGCGGCATCGGCTTCACCTGGGAGTTCGACCTGCACCTGTGGCTGCGGCGGTCGCTGTTCGATCGCAGCTTCTTCGGCGACTCGCACTACCATCGGGCGCGCGCTGCGCGCCTTGCCGGCTGGTGA
- a CDS encoding AAA family ATPase: MRQDDEHEAILEALADARAFPADAGASGTVARIDTHISHVFLAGTRVYKLRRPVRLAFLDFSELSERNQDCLREVSLNRRLAPDVYLGVAPVLRSPSSSHGSRFLIGETGEQLSASGDAVEHCVVMRRLPAGRDMKSLLAAGAIEPRHIDAVAARMAAFHAAHTLGTPGPFDVASWLARTTAPARGNIDALLQLASPCVERVRVEAVARAAEQFAAEHAPDFEQRLLRGRVVDAHGDLHCEHVWFESDDAEPLMVDCLEFREDFRRIDAASDIAFLAMDLQYRGRPDLSARLLRRYARDSGDYHLYSVIDFFLSYRAMVRAKVAALVAGDEALAAGQRDGARESARGHLDLASSYLAPRRGRVLVLVSGTVGAGKTTLAEELADALAAVVVSSDRVRKDRAGLAATDRAAAAHGQGLYALQSRDAVYAAMLEEAAPAIGAGRPVILDATFARRAWRQQAAHWARARGIEAWVVEARAEERVVMERLAARSRRGTDASDAGPELYARVTAEMEAAGEWPAQRKQQVDMGSADWRREAAEVASRIAATMR, from the coding sequence GTGAGGCAGGACGACGAGCACGAGGCGATCCTCGAGGCGCTGGCGGACGCGCGGGCGTTTCCCGCCGACGCCGGTGCGAGCGGCACGGTCGCGCGCATCGACACGCACATCTCGCACGTCTTCCTTGCCGGCACCCGTGTCTACAAGCTGCGCCGCCCCGTGCGGCTGGCCTTTCTGGATTTCTCCGAGCTGTCGGAACGAAACCAGGACTGCCTGCGTGAGGTCTCCCTCAACAGACGGCTGGCGCCCGACGTCTATCTGGGCGTCGCCCCGGTGCTTCGCTCACCGTCGTCCTCGCATGGTTCGCGCTTCCTCATCGGTGAGACCGGCGAGCAGCTGTCGGCAAGCGGCGACGCCGTCGAGCACTGCGTGGTGATGCGAAGGCTGCCGGCCGGACGCGACATGAAGAGCCTTCTGGCGGCAGGCGCGATCGAGCCGCGACACATCGACGCCGTGGCCGCACGCATGGCCGCGTTCCACGCCGCGCACACCCTTGGCACTCCCGGGCCGTTCGACGTGGCCTCGTGGCTCGCCCGCACGACCGCGCCGGCGCGCGGCAACATCGATGCTCTGCTGCAGCTGGCCAGCCCGTGCGTGGAGCGCGTACGCGTGGAGGCGGTTGCCCGCGCAGCCGAGCAGTTCGCCGCCGAGCATGCGCCCGACTTCGAGCAACGTCTCCTGCGCGGCCGCGTCGTCGACGCGCACGGCGATCTGCACTGCGAGCACGTATGGTTCGAGTCGGACGACGCCGAGCCGCTCATGGTGGACTGCCTGGAGTTCCGCGAGGACTTCCGCCGCATCGATGCCGCCTCCGACATCGCCTTTCTCGCCATGGACCTGCAGTACCGCGGGCGTCCCGACCTGTCGGCGCGGCTGCTGCGCCGCTACGCGCGCGACAGCGGCGACTATCATCTCTACAGCGTCATCGACTTCTTCCTGAGCTACCGCGCCATGGTTCGCGCCAAGGTGGCCGCGCTGGTCGCGGGCGATGAGGCGCTCGCGGCCGGACAGCGCGACGGCGCCCGCGAAAGCGCCAGAGGCCACCTCGACCTTGCCTCATCTTACCTCGCGCCGCGGCGCGGGCGGGTGCTGGTGCTGGTGTCCGGCACCGTCGGCGCAGGCAAGACGACGCTGGCCGAGGAGCTGGCGGATGCGCTGGCGGCGGTGGTCGTGTCGTCCGATCGCGTCCGCAAGGACCGCGCAGGTTTGGCCGCCACCGATCGCGCCGCAGCCGCGCATGGTCAGGGGCTGTACGCGCTGCAGTCGCGAGATGCAGTCTACGCCGCCATGCTCGAGGAGGCGGCGCCGGCCATCGGCGCCGGACGGCCCGTCATCCTGGATGCAACGTTCGCGCGGCGGGCCTGGCGCCAGCAGGCCGCCCACTGGGCGCGTGCCCGCGGCATCGAGGCATGGGTGGTCGAGGCGCGTGCCGAGGAGCGCGTGGTGATGGAGCGGCTTGCAGCGCGCAGCCGGCGTGGGACCGACGCTTCGGACGCCGGGCCGGAGCTGTACGCGCGGGTGACCGCGGAAATGGAAGCTGCCGGCGAATGGCCGGCGCAGCGGAAGCAACAGGTGGACATGGGCAGCGCCGACTGGCGCCGCGAAGCGGCCGAGGTGGCCTCACGCATCGCTGCGACGATGCGCTGA
- a CDS encoding S-(hydroxymethyl)glutathione dehydrogenase/class III alcohol dehydrogenase, with translation MKTRAAVAHRSGAPLTIETVDLEGPRAGEVLVEIKATGVCHTDAYTLSGADPEGLFPAILGHEGAGVVVEVGAGVTTLAVGDHVIPLYIPECRQCEYCTSGKTNLCQSIRITQGRGLMPDGTSRFSLDGRPLLHYMGTSTFSNYTVVPEIALAKVREDAPFDKICYIGCGVTTGIGAVINTAKVRPGDNVVVFGLGGIGLNVIQGARMAGANMIVGVDVNPARKALAEQFGMTHFVNPKEVEGDLVAYIVDLTRGGADFSFECIGNVSVMRQALECCHKGWGTSVIVGVAGAGEEIATRPFQLVTGRVWKGTAFGGARGRTDVPRIVDWYMDGKIRIDELITHTMPLERINDAFDLMHHGESIRSVVMF, from the coding sequence ATGAAAACGCGCGCCGCTGTCGCTCATCGCTCGGGTGCTCCGCTGACCATCGAGACCGTCGATCTGGAAGGGCCGCGAGCAGGCGAGGTGCTGGTGGAGATCAAAGCCACCGGCGTCTGCCACACCGACGCCTACACGCTTTCGGGCGCCGATCCCGAGGGGCTGTTTCCCGCCATACTGGGGCACGAAGGTGCCGGCGTCGTCGTCGAGGTCGGCGCGGGCGTTACCACCCTGGCCGTGGGCGATCACGTCATCCCGCTCTACATTCCCGAATGTCGCCAGTGCGAGTACTGCACCAGCGGCAAGACCAACCTCTGTCAGTCGATCCGCATCACGCAGGGACGCGGCCTCATGCCCGACGGCACCAGCCGCTTCTCGCTCGATGGCCGTCCGTTGCTGCACTACATGGGCACGTCGACGTTCTCGAACTACACGGTCGTTCCCGAGATCGCCCTTGCCAAGGTCCGCGAGGACGCTCCTTTCGACAAGATCTGTTACATCGGCTGCGGCGTCACCACCGGCATCGGCGCGGTGATCAACACCGCCAAGGTGCGTCCGGGCGACAATGTCGTGGTGTTCGGGCTCGGCGGAATCGGGCTCAACGTCATCCAGGGTGCGCGCATGGCCGGCGCGAACATGATCGTCGGCGTCGACGTCAACCCCGCCAGGAAGGCGCTGGCCGAGCAGTTCGGCATGACCCACTTCGTCAATCCGAAGGAGGTCGAGGGCGACCTCGTCGCCTATATCGTCGATCTGACGCGCGGGGGCGCCGACTTCAGCTTCGAGTGCATCGGCAACGTCTCGGTGATGCGTCAGGCCCTCGAGTGCTGCCACAAGGGCTGGGGGACCAGCGTCATCGTGGGCGTGGCCGGCGCCGGCGAGGAGATTGCCACGCGACCATTCCAACTGGTCACCGGCCGCGTCTGGAAGGGCACCGCCTTCGGCGGCGCCAGGGGGCGCACCGACGTTCCCCGCATCGTGGATTGGTACATGGACGGCAAGATCCGCATCGACGAGCTGATCACGCACACGATGCCGCTCGAGCGGATCAATGACGCGTTCGACCTGATGCACCACGGCGAGTCCATCCGCAGCGTCGTCATGTTCTGA
- a CDS encoding SMP-30/gluconolactonase/LRE family protein, producing the protein MFRQLPLFVAAAAVTGAVLTFGAGPAGAFVTFETGQVRPVAMSEDGQRLYVCNTPDNTLEIFDIAGGTLSHRKSVPVGLEPLSVAVRNAGEVWVVNHLSDSVSVLDVADPDDARVTRTLLVGDEPRDIVFAGASGNRAFITTAHRGQNIGFDPQFTTEGIGRADVWVFDADNLGTSLGGDELTVITLFGDTPRPLAVSPDGSRVYAGVFHSGNQSTIVSEGSVPNGGQGNGGLPLPNTNVSGDPGPEVGLIVKYNGSQWVDELNRNWSSFIKFDLPDYDVFAIDADANPPAQLAGTAGRFPHVGTILFNMAVNPADGKVFVSNLESFNEVRFEGPGTFAGSTVRSHIAESRISIIDPVAETVATRHLNKHIDYDTCCNPLPNPTNEASLAFPLEMAFSSDGSTLYVSAFGSSKIGVFDTAELSSDTFVPSSSSHIELSGGGPTGLVLDEANSRAYVLTRFDNSVSVVSTATGAEVDHIALHNPEPDNVVEGRPFLYDARLTSSNGDQACASCHIFGDFDSLAWDLGNPDDPEELNNPGPFTLRGNLFIDEDHHPMKGPMTTQSLRGMDNHGPMHWRGDRTGGNDEPSQQPDQGAFDEQAAFKAFNPAFVGLIGRSEELTDEQMQAFTDFILDVMYPPNPVRALDNSLTPDQSNANGLFFSRISDTVEECNGCHVTSRTGNAQFGVKHPGFFGGDGRSSFENETQMFKIAHLRNLYQKVGMFGMAQVAFVNPGDNGHKGEQVRGFGFLHDGSIDTIFRFFQATVFNDGGNTGFQSDAERRQFEQLMLAFDTNLFPVVGQQATRSDTSGSDVESRITLFEARADLEEADVVAKGVVGGEPRGWVYVGDGDYQSDRAGDATIDSATLRALADTPGQEITFTAVPPGEGTRIGVDRDLDGFYDQDEVENGGDPADATSLPCMSTDSGFAFTKAALLDDKGRMTFKATISLTELDGDSLELSAADGGGAIMDESLAAESFELAGTKLKYKAPKDSTGIVKAMIKPLSTPGTYGVSLKVSDAWTPPAADETPATTTVLLNVGGECFEGLATTVK; encoded by the coding sequence ATGTTCCGACAGCTTCCGCTCTTCGTCGCCGCGGCCGCGGTGACTGGCGCCGTTTTGACCTTCGGTGCCGGCCCGGCCGGCGCCTTCGTGACCTTCGAAACCGGCCAGGTGCGGCCGGTGGCCATGTCGGAGGATGGCCAGAGGCTCTACGTCTGCAACACGCCCGACAACACGCTCGAGATCTTCGACATCGCCGGCGGCACGCTCAGCCACCGCAAGTCGGTGCCGGTGGGCCTGGAGCCACTGTCGGTTGCCGTGCGCAACGCGGGCGAGGTCTGGGTCGTCAATCACCTCTCCGACAGCGTCAGCGTCCTGGACGTCGCCGATCCCGACGATGCGCGCGTGACTCGCACGCTGCTCGTCGGCGACGAGCCGCGCGACATCGTCTTTGCCGGCGCCTCCGGCAACCGCGCCTTCATCACGACGGCGCATCGCGGACAGAACATCGGGTTCGATCCTCAGTTCACGACGGAGGGAATCGGCCGCGCCGACGTCTGGGTGTTCGATGCCGACAACCTCGGCACCTCGCTCGGCGGCGATGAGCTGACGGTGATCACGCTGTTCGGCGACACTCCGCGGCCGCTGGCGGTCAGCCCCGACGGCTCGCGCGTCTATGCCGGCGTCTTCCATTCCGGCAATCAGAGCACCATCGTCAGCGAAGGCTCCGTGCCCAACGGCGGCCAGGGCAACGGCGGACTGCCGCTGCCGAATACGAACGTTTCGGGCGACCCGGGCCCCGAAGTGGGCCTCATCGTCAAGTACAACGGGTCGCAGTGGGTGGATGAACTCAACCGCAACTGGTCGAGCTTCATCAAGTTCGATCTGCCCGACTACGACGTCTTCGCCATCGACGCGGATGCCAACCCACCGGCGCAGCTGGCCGGCACCGCCGGCCGCTTTCCGCACGTCGGCACGATCCTGTTCAACATGGCAGTCAATCCGGCAGACGGGAAGGTCTTCGTCAGCAACCTCGAGTCCTTCAACGAGGTCCGGTTCGAAGGCCCCGGCACGTTCGCCGGCAGCACGGTGCGCAGCCACATCGCCGAGAGTCGCATCAGCATCATCGATCCGGTGGCGGAGACGGTGGCGACGCGGCACCTGAACAAGCACATCGACTACGATACGTGCTGCAACCCGCTGCCCAATCCGACCAACGAGGCCAGCCTCGCGTTTCCTCTGGAGATGGCATTCAGCAGCGACGGCTCGACTCTGTACGTCTCGGCGTTCGGATCCAGCAAGATCGGCGTGTTCGATACGGCCGAGCTGTCCAGCGACACGTTCGTGCCCAGCTCATCCAGCCACATCGAGCTCAGCGGCGGCGGTCCTACGGGCCTCGTGCTCGACGAGGCCAACAGCCGAGCCTATGTGCTGACCCGTTTCGACAACTCGGTATCGGTAGTGAGCACCGCAACGGGCGCCGAAGTCGATCACATCGCGCTGCACAACCCCGAGCCCGACAACGTCGTCGAGGGCCGTCCGTTTCTCTACGACGCGCGCCTCACCTCCAGCAACGGCGACCAGGCCTGCGCCTCCTGCCACATCTTCGGCGATTTCGATTCGCTGGCGTGGGACCTCGGCAATCCCGACGATCCCGAAGAGCTGAACAACCCGGGCCCGTTCACGCTGCGCGGCAATCTGTTCATCGATGAGGACCATCATCCGATGAAGGGACCCATGACGACGCAGAGCCTGCGCGGAATGGACAACCACGGCCCTATGCACTGGCGCGGCGACCGCACCGGCGGCAACGACGAGCCGAGCCAGCAGCCCGATCAGGGCGCGTTCGACGAGCAGGCCGCGTTCAAGGCGTTCAATCCGGCGTTCGTCGGACTGATCGGCCGCAGCGAAGAGCTCACGGACGAGCAGATGCAGGCGTTCACGGACTTCATCCTGGACGTGATGTATCCTCCCAATCCGGTTCGCGCGCTCGACAACTCGCTGACGCCCGACCAGAGCAACGCCAACGGCCTGTTCTTCAGCCGCATCAGCGACACCGTCGAGGAGTGCAACGGCTGCCACGTGACCTCGCGCACCGGCAACGCGCAGTTCGGCGTCAAGCATCCGGGCTTCTTCGGCGGAGACGGCCGCTCCTCGTTCGAGAACGAGACGCAGATGTTCAAGATCGCCCACCTGCGAAACCTCTACCAGAAGGTCGGCATGTTCGGCATGGCGCAGGTGGCCTTCGTCAATCCCGGCGACAACGGCCACAAGGGCGAGCAGGTGCGAGGCTTCGGCTTCCTGCACGACGGGAGCATCGACACGATCTTCCGCTTCTTCCAGGCCACGGTGTTCAACGACGGCGGCAACACCGGCTTCCAGAGCGACGCCGAGCGGCGCCAGTTCGAGCAGCTCATGCTCGCGTTCGACACCAACCTGTTCCCGGTCGTGGGCCAGCAGGCAACGCGCAGCGACACCAGCGGCAGCGACGTGGAGTCGCGCATCACGCTGTTCGAGGCGCGAGCGGATCTCGAGGAGGCGGACGTGGTTGCCAAGGGCGTAGTCGGCGGCGAGCCGCGCGGCTGGGTCTACGTCGGCGATGGCGACTATCAGAGCGACCGCGCCGGCGATGCCACGATCGACAGCGCGACGTTGCGCGCGCTGGCCGACACGCCGGGGCAGGAGATCACCTTCACGGCGGTGCCGCCGGGCGAGGGCACGCGCATAGGCGTCGATCGCGACCTCGACGGCTTCTACGACCAGGACGAGGTCGAGAACGGCGGCGATCCCGCCGACGCGACCAGCCTGCCGTGCATGAGCACCGACAGCGGCTTCGCCTTCACCAAGGCGGCGTTGCTCGACGACAAGGGCCGCATGACGTTCAAAGCCACCATCAGCCTGACCGAGCTCGACGGCGACAGCCTCGAGCTGAGCGCGGCAGACGGCGGCGGCGCGATCATGGACGAATCGCTGGCAGCCGAGTCGTTCGAGCTGGCGGGCACCAAGCTCAAGTACAAGGCGCCCAAGGACAGCACCGGCATCGTCAAGGCGATGATCAAGCCGCTGTCGACGCCGGGCACCTACGGCGTCTCCCTCAAGGTCAGCGACGCCTGGACGCCGCCGGCGGCCGACGAGACGCCCGCGACGACCACCGTGCTCCTGAACGTGGGCGGTGAGTGCTTCGAGGGGCTCGCGACGACGGTGAAGTAG
- a CDS encoding GNAT family N-acetyltransferase, which translates to MATVGRWISAARLVLHEEGTRGVARYAVRRLYLRQSYFLYQRWLTGDERIPFPDALTHVRPATRAERNALIHVREDFGAASYWGTIEPDAECYVGLDGYRIVAVHWLSTREPNNLVECEPGDSIIGPCVTVPTHRGRGVYPAMIRAVCAERRRLGDKRAYMVVSTDNHSSIRGIEKAGFQNLGRADLTRVAGVRHISRCDDPEHRLAS; encoded by the coding sequence ATGGCCACGGTAGGTCGCTGGATTTCGGCTGCGCGGCTCGTGCTGCACGAGGAGGGCACGCGCGGTGTGGCGCGCTACGCGGTCCGCCGGCTGTATCTTCGCCAGAGCTATTTCCTCTACCAGCGCTGGCTAACCGGCGATGAGCGCATTCCGTTTCCCGACGCGTTGACGCACGTGCGGCCGGCCACGCGCGCAGAGCGGAACGCGCTGATTCACGTGCGCGAGGATTTCGGCGCAGCCAGCTACTGGGGAACCATCGAGCCCGATGCCGAGTGCTACGTCGGCCTGGACGGCTACCGCATCGTGGCGGTGCATTGGCTCTCGACCAGGGAGCCGAACAATCTCGTCGAGTGCGAGCCGGGTGACAGCATCATCGGGCCGTGTGTCACCGTGCCCACCCATCGCGGCCGTGGCGTGTATCCCGCGATGATTCGCGCCGTATGCGCGGAGCGCCGCCGCCTCGGCGACAAACGCGCATACATGGTCGTCAGCACCGACAACCATTCCTCGATACGCGGCATCGAAAAGGCGGGTTTCCAGAACCTCGGCCGCGCCGACCTGACGCGGGTCGCCGGCGTCCGGCACATCTCCCGCTGCGACGATCCCGAGCATCGGCTCGCAAGCTGA